In one Parambassis ranga chromosome 6, fParRan2.1, whole genome shotgun sequence genomic region, the following are encoded:
- the nudt4a gene encoding nudix (nucleoside diphosphate linked moiety X)-type motif 4a: MMKFKPNQTRTYDGEGFKRRAACLCFRNETEDEVLLVSSSRHPDQWIVPGGGMEPNEEPCGAAAREVYEEAGVKGKLGRLLGIFEHNQDRKHRTYVYTLIVTEMLEDWEDSVNIGRKRKWFKVDEAIRVLQNHKPVHAEYLRRLSDTCSPTNGNAPSSQVMGNNAPHYVVCSTKGSDLINR, translated from the exons ATGATGAAGTTTAAGCCCAACCAGACCAGGACTTACGACGGAGAAGGGTTCAAGAGAAGAGCggcgtgtttgtgtttcaggaaCGAAACGGAGGACGAG GTGCTGTTGGTGAGCAGCAGTCGACATCCAGACCAATGGATCGTGCCAGGAGGAGGTATGGAGCCCAATGAGGAGCCCTGTGGAGCCGCTGCCAGGGAGGTGTATGAAGAG GCTGGTGTGAAGGGAAAGCTTGGCAGACTGCTTGGGATTTTTGAG CACAATCAAGACAGAAAGCACAGGACTTATGTTTATACACTCATAGTGACGGAGATGCTGGAGGACTGGGAGGACTCTGTTAACATTG gaaggaagaggaagtggtTCAAGGTTGATGAAGCCATCAGGGTGCTCCAGAACCACAAGCCGGTCCATGCGGAGTACCTGCGCAGACTCTCAGACACCTGCAGCCCAACCAACGGCAATGCTCCGAGCTCCCAAGTAATGGGCAACAACGCTCCTCACTATGTTGTCTGCTCCACAAAGGGCTCGGACCTCATCAACAGATAG
- the ube2na gene encoding ubiquitin-conjugating enzyme E2Na, which translates to MAGLPRRIIKETQRLLAEPVPGIKAEPDEGNARYFHVVIAGPQDSPFEGGTFKLELFLPEEYPMAAPKVRFMTKIYHPNVDKLGRICLDILKDKWSPALQIRTVLLSIQALLSAPNPDDPLANDVAEKWKSSEAEAIETAKSWTRLYAGNKNEV; encoded by the exons gaaACTCAGCGCTTGCTTGCTGAGCCTGTCCCAGGCATTAAGGCAGAGCCAGATGAAGGCAATGCTCGCTACTTTCATGTGGTTATCGCTGGACCTCAGGACTCACCTTTTGAGGGAGGCACGTTTAAACTTGAACTGTTTTTACCAGAGGAATATCCCATGGCAGCTCCTAAAGTTCGTTTCATGACCAAAATATATCACCCCAATGTCGACAAGTTGGGAAGAATATGTCTAGACATTTTGAAAG ATAAATGGTCACCAGCTCTGCAGATTCGCACAGTGCTGCTGTCAATCCAGGCTTTACTAAGTGCACCCAACCCTGATGATCCCCTAGCAAATGACGTTGCAGAGAAGTGGAAGTCCAGTGAAGCTGAAGCCATAGAAACAG CCAAGTCATGGACCAGGCTTTATGCTGGAAACAAAAATGAAGTGTAA